Proteins co-encoded in one Cellulosilyticum sp. I15G10I2 genomic window:
- a CDS encoding rhamnulokinase, giving the protein MSKKAYIAIDLGASSGRLILGSMEENQLKLEEIHRFPNEPVYLGDTFYWDFMRIFHEIKQGLKKAAKLSDIEITSIGIDTWGVDGAWLDKKGKLLTNPVHYRDHRTSEIMEDFYSKITDSKLYDITGIQKMSFNTVYQLYHDFKTSETVRTLGDKWLFMPDLIAYFLTGATFNEYTIASTGALLDAAGREYSKELFEALEMPIDKMQKLVMPGTVVGTLTDLIKKETGLGDVKVVAVGSHDTASAVAGSPLESENEVYLCCGTWCLMGMELREPILNAKSKEFNITNEGGVEGTIRYLKNINGLWFLQQLRKVWNERGLNLSFPDIIAAVKNSNSEYAVDAKDERFMAPLDMEKEIIAYCKETYGVTLSEVGDIAKAAYNGLGILYKEVLEAFEELTGKNINVIRMVGGGIQDQYLCQKVADITGKKVVAGPIEASCIGNMLMQMKALGDISSLEEGRKIVKDSFEQKEYRQ; this is encoded by the coding sequence ATGAGTAAAAAAGCATATATTGCCATAGATCTAGGTGCGTCTAGCGGAAGATTAATTTTAGGAAGTATGGAAGAAAATCAATTAAAGTTAGAAGAAATACATCGCTTTCCAAATGAACCAGTTTACTTAGGTGATACATTTTATTGGGATTTTATGAGGATTTTTCATGAGATAAAACAGGGCCTTAAAAAAGCTGCAAAACTTTCAGATATAGAGATTACCTCCATCGGCATTGATACATGGGGCGTAGATGGTGCATGGCTTGATAAAAAAGGCAAGCTGCTTACCAATCCGGTACATTATAGAGATCATAGAACCAGTGAGATTATGGAGGACTTCTATTCTAAAATAACAGACAGTAAGCTCTATGATATCACAGGTATTCAGAAGATGAGTTTTAATACAGTTTATCAGCTTTATCATGACTTTAAAACCAGTGAAACTGTAAGAACATTGGGTGATAAGTGGTTGTTTATGCCAGACCTTATTGCATACTTTTTAACGGGCGCTACATTTAATGAATACACCATTGCATCAACAGGAGCACTTTTAGATGCTGCAGGGAGAGAATACTCAAAAGAGTTATTTGAAGCCTTAGAAATGCCAATCGATAAGATGCAGAAGCTTGTTATGCCAGGGACTGTTGTAGGAACTTTAACTGATCTTATCAAAAAAGAAACAGGGCTTGGGGATGTTAAAGTTGTTGCAGTAGGCAGTCATGATACGGCATCGGCTGTAGCAGGATCACCATTAGAATCAGAAAATGAAGTTTATCTTTGTTGCGGGACATGGTGTTTAATGGGAATGGAGCTTAGAGAGCCTATTTTGAATGCAAAGTCAAAAGAATTCAATATCACCAATGAAGGCGGCGTAGAGGGAACGATTCGCTACCTTAAAAATATTAATGGCTTATGGTTCTTGCAGCAGCTTCGTAAAGTGTGGAACGAACGTGGTTTAAATCTTTCTTTCCCAGATATTATTGCAGCTGTTAAGAACTCAAATAGTGAATATGCAGTCGATGCAAAAGATGAAAGATTTATGGCACCGCTGGATATGGAAAAAGAAATTATAGCTTATTGTAAAGAGACTTATGGTGTTACCTTAAGCGAAGTAGGCGATATTGCTAAAGCAGCTTATAATGGACTTGGTATCCTCTATAAAGAAGTTTTAGAAGCCTTTGAAGAGCTTACTGGCAAAAATATTAATGTTATCAGAATGGTTGGCGGAGGCATACAAGATCAATATTTATGCCAAAAAGTTGCGGATATTACAGGCAAGAAAGTAGTTGCAGGACCTATTGAGGCATCTTGTATTGGAAATATGCTGATGCAAATGAAAGCTTTAGGCGATATTAGTTCTCTTGAAGAAGGTAGAAAAATTGTTAAAGATTCTTTTGAGCAAAAGGAATACAGACAATAA
- a CDS encoding BMC domain-containing protein, which yields MKSLGVAEYRSVALGIKAADTMLKAADIKLVMSQVVCPGKYIILFSGKLSSVKAALEAAVVSPFDTVLVDTYLLGNPDPTLFAAIYGVTEKGKAEAIGIIESYSVASIVGIADEVVKTSPVKLIEIRLARGMTGKSFAIFSGELSAVEASMERAKNTLLENAMYIQSAVIANPDPQIWDNL from the coding sequence ATGAAATCTTTGGGCGTAGCAGAGTATAGATCAGTTGCATTAGGCATAAAAGCGGCAGATACTATGTTAAAAGCAGCAGATATTAAGCTGGTTATGTCACAGGTTGTATGCCCTGGTAAATATATTATTTTATTCAGCGGTAAATTATCCTCTGTAAAAGCAGCTTTAGAAGCAGCTGTAGTATCTCCTTTTGATACGGTACTCGTTGATACTTATTTACTAGGAAACCCAGATCCAACCTTGTTTGCCGCTATTTACGGCGTAACTGAAAAAGGAAAGGCCGAAGCCATTGGGATTATAGAAAGTTACTCAGTAGCATCTATAGTAGGCATTGCAGATGAAGTTGTGAAAACGAGTCCTGTTAAACTGATAGAAATAAGACTCGCCAGAGGCATGACTGGAAAATCGTTTGCCATATTCAGCGGGGAGTTATCAGCCGTAGAAGCATCGATGGAGCGGGCAAAAAATACATTGCTGGAAAATGCTATGTACATTCAAAGTGCTGTCATTGCAAACCCTGATCCGCAAATATGGGATAACTTATAA
- a CDS encoding 4Fe-4S dicluster domain-containing protein, which produces MRAQIFEAGIIGAGGAGFPTHIKLAKGMAYLIINGAECEPLMYTDYEIMMQFSEELVTIIRDMLNALGLKKAIWGIKSKHKALIAQLNTITSLDDAIEICPLPNIYPAGDELTLIYKCANIIIPKGQLPSQKKVIALNVETLYNIYKCIYEKQPVTDKYITVTGAVEEPKVIKAAIGTTFEEIIKHVTVTIPEYDILLGGPMMGSFVSADIKVTKTTKAIILLPKDTVLYHKKKAIGIGSIKRVMSACSQCQMCTDLCPRNRLGHKVEPHKLMNAFANGLVQNSDKLHTALGCCGCNTCSYYACHHDLSPAELMMMVKRELMKEGIKPSGEEYPRPSHNVTAEIPSSRLLDKLGLKQYDKPAMFKAQKIIPRIVYMPIAAHIGKPASPIVNVGDYVRTAQKIASGDLTGISANIHSSINGVVKKITQTEIIIEGR; this is translated from the coding sequence ATGAGGGCGCAAATTTTTGAAGCAGGCATAATAGGAGCGGGTGGAGCTGGTTTTCCAACCCATATTAAACTAGCTAAGGGCATGGCGTATTTGATCATAAATGGGGCTGAGTGTGAACCGCTTATGTATACAGATTATGAAATCATGATGCAGTTTAGTGAAGAGCTTGTAACTATTATTAGAGATATGCTAAATGCTTTAGGACTCAAAAAAGCAATATGGGGAATCAAATCAAAACATAAAGCACTTATTGCTCAGTTAAACACAATCACTTCTTTAGATGATGCTATTGAAATCTGCCCACTGCCTAATATTTATCCGGCAGGTGATGAACTTACTCTCATTTATAAATGTGCAAATATTATTATTCCTAAAGGGCAGCTTCCGAGCCAGAAGAAGGTTATCGCACTTAATGTAGAGACCCTGTATAATATTTATAAGTGTATTTATGAGAAGCAGCCTGTAACTGATAAATATATTACGGTAACAGGAGCAGTTGAGGAGCCCAAAGTAATCAAAGCGGCTATAGGTACGACCTTTGAAGAAATCATCAAACACGTTACAGTAACTATCCCTGAATATGATATTTTACTCGGGGGGCCGATGATGGGAAGTTTTGTATCAGCAGATATCAAAGTTACCAAAACTACAAAAGCTATTATCTTATTACCTAAAGATACAGTGCTTTATCATAAGAAAAAAGCTATAGGTATAGGCAGCATCAAAAGAGTTATGTCCGCTTGTTCACAGTGTCAGATGTGTACAGACCTATGTCCAAGAAATAGATTAGGTCATAAGGTAGAACCCCATAAACTTATGAATGCTTTTGCAAATGGTTTAGTTCAAAACTCAGATAAGCTGCATACAGCACTGGGGTGCTGCGGCTGTAATACATGTTCTTACTATGCTTGCCATCATGATTTAAGTCCAGCAGAGCTTATGATGATGGTTAAAAGAGAACTTATGAAAGAAGGCATCAAGCCTAGTGGTGAGGAATATCCAAGGCCAAGCCATAATGTAACAGCTGAGATACCTTCAAGCAGGTTGCTTGATAAACTAGGACTAAAGCAGTATGATAAACCAGCTATGTTTAAGGCCCAGAAAATAATACCTAGGATTGTATATATGCCTATCGCAGCGCACATAGGAAAACCAGCATCCCCGATTGTTAATGTAGGTGACTATGTACGTACAGCACAAAAAATTGCGAGTGGAGATCTAACGGGTATAAGTGCGAATATACATAGCAGCATTAATGGTGTAGTAAAAAAGATAACACAAACTGAAATCATTATAGAGGGGAGATAA
- a CDS encoding EutN/CcmL family microcompartment protein — translation MTIAKVIGSIISTRKHPALIGNKFLMVETLACMDAGKERFIAIDTVGAGIGEMVLITRGSSARCSIDNINAPIDAAIVGIVDDENHIGE, via the coding sequence ATGACAATCGCAAAGGTAATAGGAAGTATTATTTCTACACGTAAGCATCCGGCACTTATTGGCAACAAATTTCTTATGGTTGAGACACTGGCATGTATGGATGCCGGGAAAGAAAGATTTATAGCCATAGATACTGTTGGCGCAGGGATTGGAGAAATGGTACTAATAACAAGAGGAAGCAGTGCAAGATGCAGCATTGACAATATAAATGCACCAATAGATGCAGCAATAGTAGGCATCGTAGATGATGAGAATCATATTGGTGAGTAG
- the pduL gene encoding phosphate propanoyltransferase, whose amino-acid sequence MEAVQKELNRSGARSAAPVQETKHVVPVGVSARHLHVTQEHLEVLFGEGATLHPKKELMGGQYAANECVTLVGINLRVIENVRILGPVRKETQVELAKTDAIRLGINPPIRESGNIAKSAPITIVGPKGALYLSEGCIIAKRHIHMSDKDAAVFGLQDNEVVAVEIGEERKGRFENVQVRVHPSFTLEMHIDTDEANALGVKCSQGATIIKN is encoded by the coding sequence ATGGAAGCCGTACAAAAAGAATTAAATAGGAGTGGTGCTAGAAGCGCTGCTCCTGTACAAGAGACCAAACATGTTGTGCCAGTAGGCGTATCCGCCAGACACTTGCATGTGACCCAGGAACATCTTGAAGTCTTATTTGGAGAAGGGGCAACACTTCATCCTAAAAAAGAACTTATGGGTGGACAATATGCAGCAAATGAATGTGTAACGCTAGTTGGGATCAATCTTAGAGTTATAGAGAATGTGCGTATATTAGGGCCAGTAAGAAAAGAAACACAAGTAGAACTTGCAAAAACAGATGCTATTAGACTTGGCATTAACCCACCAATACGTGAGTCTGGCAATATAGCAAAATCTGCTCCTATTACAATAGTAGGACCTAAAGGGGCCCTTTATCTGAGTGAAGGCTGTATTATTGCAAAAAGACATATTCATATGAGTGATAAAGATGCAGCCGTTTTTGGACTTCAAGATAATGAAGTGGTTGCTGTAGAAATAGGTGAAGAAAGAAAAGGACGCTTTGAAAATGTTCAAGTAAGAGTCCATCCAAGTTTTACACTGGAAATGCATATCGATACAGATGAAGCCAATGCACTGGGCGTAAAATGTTCTCAAGGCGCAACGATAATAAAGAATTAA
- a CDS encoding BMC domain-containing protein, with protein sequence MNNQALGMIETRGLVAVTEAADAMLKAANVELVGSEKIGSGLVTVMVRGDVGAVKAAVEAGAAVASRLGEVIATHVIPRPHADIEKILPKF encoded by the coding sequence ATGAATAATCAAGCATTAGGAATGATCGAAACAAGAGGTTTAGTAGCTGTAACAGAGGCGGCAGATGCAATGCTTAAAGCTGCAAATGTAGAACTTGTAGGTTCAGAAAAAATCGGTTCAGGGCTTGTAACAGTTATGGTAAGAGGAGATGTTGGTGCAGTTAAGGCAGCAGTAGAAGCAGGGGCTGCAGTTGCATCAAGACTTGGTGAAGTTATTGCAACACATGTTATTCCAAGACCACATGCAGATATCGAAAAAATACTACCAAAATTCTAA
- a CDS encoding BMC domain-containing protein, which produces MRAIGILEVDANVAAILALDAMLKAADVSLVTTERALGGRLVSMIIQGSISDVKEAIEHGKIAAAKLGKVAAAITINSPHEEVQKLVLHSARKLNK; this is translated from the coding sequence ATGAGAGCTATTGGAATACTGGAAGTTGATGCAAATGTAGCAGCAATACTAGCTTTAGATGCAATGTTAAAGGCAGCTGATGTAAGTCTTGTTACAACCGAAAGAGCACTTGGCGGAAGACTCGTATCCATGATTATACAAGGGTCTATATCAGATGTAAAAGAAGCTATTGAGCATGGTAAAATAGCAGCAGCAAAACTAGGTAAAGTAGCAGCAGCTATTACGATCAATAGCCCGCACGAAGAAGTACAAAAACTTGTGCTGCATAGTGCAAGAAAATTAAACAAGTAG
- a CDS encoding BMC domain-containing protein → MKQEALGMIETRGLVAAIEAADAMVKAADVTLVGTEKIGSGLITVMVRGDVGAVKAATEVGASAASRLGDLVAVHVIPRPHSDVDKILPAAK, encoded by the coding sequence ATGAAACAAGAAGCATTAGGTATGATCGAAACTAGAGGTTTAGTAGCAGCAATAGAAGCAGCAGATGCAATGGTAAAAGCAGCAGATGTAACACTTGTAGGAACAGAAAAAATCGGTTCAGGTCTTATTACTGTAATGGTAAGAGGAGATGTTGGGGCAGTTAAAGCAGCTACAGAAGTTGGCGCGAGCGCAGCATCAAGACTTGGAGATTTAGTTGCAGTACATGTTATTCCAAGACCTCATAGTGATGTAGATAAGATTTTACCAGCAGCAAAATAA
- a CDS encoding BMC domain-containing protein yields MGKAVGLLEVYGLATALHAADVACKAANVTIEAIDKNKPAGGDALPVPLLIMLKFRGSVSDVTAAVEAGKRAANEVAGYVADKVIPSPDEDLEKLLRLNCL; encoded by the coding sequence ATGGGAAAAGCAGTAGGACTATTAGAAGTATATGGACTGGCAACAGCCTTGCATGCTGCTGATGTAGCATGTAAGGCCGCTAATGTAACCATAGAAGCAATTGATAAAAATAAACCAGCAGGTGGAGATGCACTTCCCGTACCCCTCTTAATTATGTTAAAATTCAGAGGAAGTGTATCCGATGTAACAGCTGCTGTTGAAGCTGGCAAAAGGGCTGCAAATGAGGTCGCAGGATATGTTGCTGATAAAGTAATTCCAAGTCCTGATGAAGACTTAGAAAAGCTCTTAAGATTAAACTGTTTATAA
- a CDS encoding zinc-dependent alcohol dehydrogenase: MESYNIGNIEDIVAQVIKNLQGEGIGAGTASNAAVPQKGRTAYLVEKQKIEVKTYDLPEISDDEVLVKVEGCGVCGTDVHEYKNDPFGLIPVVLGHEGTGEIVKIGKNVKVDMVGKALKVGDKVVTSVTLTGDDEYTTLQPEKANLSDNMAVYGLLPDDNYKFNGWFGEYIVLRKGSSIFNVSDLSLDDRILVEPFAVAMHAVERAKTTNLISFGSRVLVQGCGPIGLTVIAVLRTMGTQNIIAVDGDAKRLQLAKEIGADLTVNFKDFGSFDEMLAFVKKETKGGVDFAFQCTGVPSAASNIYKFIKRGGGLCELGFFVDNGNATINPHFDLCQKEITLVGSWVYTFRDYVNTLEFLKRAKGIGLPIQKLITHRFGLDELNEAMVVNMKQEGIKIAYINK, encoded by the coding sequence GTGGAGTCTTATAATATAGGAAATATTGAAGATATTGTTGCTCAAGTTATTAAGAATTTACAAGGTGAGGGAATTGGCGCTGGTACAGCATCAAATGCAGCAGTTCCTCAAAAAGGAAGAACAGCTTATCTAGTAGAAAAACAAAAAATAGAAGTTAAAACTTATGATCTTCCTGAGATCAGTGATGATGAAGTCCTTGTAAAAGTTGAGGGCTGTGGTGTATGCGGGACTGACGTTCATGAATACAAAAATGACCCATTTGGACTTATACCAGTAGTACTTGGTCATGAAGGAACAGGAGAAATCGTTAAAATAGGTAAAAATGTTAAAGTAGATATGGTGGGCAAGGCACTTAAAGTAGGTGACAAAGTTGTAACTTCTGTTACACTTACAGGAGACGATGAATATACAACTTTACAACCAGAAAAAGCAAACTTAAGTGATAACATGGCTGTATATGGACTGCTTCCAGATGACAATTACAAATTTAATGGATGGTTTGGTGAATACATCGTTCTTAGAAAAGGGTCCTCAATCTTTAATGTAAGCGACCTTTCACTTGATGATCGGATATTAGTTGAACCTTTTGCAGTAGCTATGCATGCTGTAGAACGTGCTAAAACAACTAACCTTATAAGTTTTGGAAGCCGTGTGCTTGTTCAGGGCTGCGGACCAATTGGGCTTACTGTTATTGCTGTACTACGTACAATGGGTACACAAAATATCATTGCTGTAGATGGTGATGCAAAAAGATTACAGCTTGCAAAAGAAATTGGAGCAGATCTTACTGTAAACTTTAAAGATTTTGGAAGCTTTGATGAGATGTTAGCTTTTGTAAAAAAAGAGACAAAAGGCGGAGTTGATTTTGCATTCCAATGTACTGGCGTACCATCAGCAGCTTCAAATATCTATAAATTTATTAAACGGGGCGGCGGACTTTGTGAACTAGGATTCTTCGTTGATAACGGGAATGCTACCATTAATCCTCACTTTGACTTATGCCAAAAAGAAATTACACTGGTAGGTTCTTGGGTTTATACCTTTAGAGACTATGTGAATACTTTAGAGTTCTTAAAACGTGCTAAAGGTATCGGGCTTCCAATTCAGAAATTAATTACCCATAGATTTGGTCTTGATGAACTTAATGAGGCAATGGTAGTTAATATGAAGCAAGAAGGTATCAAAATAGCCTACATCAATAAATAA
- a CDS encoding aldehyde dehydrogenase family protein: MNEIELKQVVEEVVRKLGVPSATAPKTAPTIGLGQGVFESMDEAITAAKAAQEDLHMMPLEFREKIIARIREKIMANKETLAKMAVHETGMGKIGHKILKHELTAKKTPGTECIKTRAWSGDQGLTVIESGPFGVVGAITPSTNPSETVFCNAIGMIAAGNTVVFNSHPNAARTSNFAVQLVNEAAVEVGGFENLATSVLKPTVESGNTLFKHPDIQLLVATGGPGVVKAILQSGKRGIAAGAGNPPVLVDETANIKKAAADIINGATFDNNLPCIAEKEVIVVNEVADELIHYMTSENDCYMLKGEQIEKLAQTILVEKNGHYIVNRDYVGRDAHVILKGIGIEAPESIRCIIFEASKEHILVVEELMMPVLGIVRVANVDEGIAVAKVLEGGNRHSAHMHSSNVYNLTKYGRALDTAIFVKNAPSYAGIGFGGEGFATFTIASKTGEGLTNAASFTKSRRCVMADALYIR, encoded by the coding sequence ATGAACGAAATAGAATTAAAACAAGTTGTTGAAGAGGTTGTACGTAAACTTGGGGTACCTTCAGCAACAGCACCAAAGACAGCACCAACAATTGGACTTGGTCAAGGTGTATTTGAAAGCATGGATGAAGCAATAACAGCTGCAAAAGCGGCTCAAGAAGACCTTCACATGATGCCTCTAGAGTTTAGAGAAAAAATTATTGCACGTATTAGAGAAAAAATTATGGCAAATAAAGAGACGCTTGCCAAGATGGCAGTTCATGAAACAGGTATGGGTAAGATCGGACATAAAATACTTAAACATGAACTTACAGCAAAGAAAACACCAGGAACAGAATGTATTAAAACAAGAGCGTGGAGTGGTGATCAAGGACTTACGGTTATAGAGAGTGGTCCCTTTGGTGTAGTAGGTGCTATTACGCCGTCAACTAATCCATCAGAAACTGTCTTTTGTAATGCGATTGGGATGATTGCTGCTGGTAATACAGTTGTATTTAACTCACATCCAAATGCTGCCAGGACATCAAATTTTGCAGTACAGCTTGTAAATGAAGCGGCTGTAGAAGTCGGTGGATTTGAAAATCTTGCAACCTCAGTACTAAAGCCTACAGTTGAGTCAGGGAATACATTATTTAAACATCCAGATATTCAACTTTTAGTAGCTACTGGAGGACCAGGTGTCGTAAAAGCCATTCTTCAAAGCGGCAAAAGGGGTATCGCAGCAGGCGCTGGTAATCCACCAGTGCTGGTAGATGAAACAGCAAATATTAAAAAAGCAGCAGCAGATATTATTAATGGGGCAACTTTTGATAACAACCTGCCTTGTATCGCAGAAAAAGAAGTGATTGTCGTAAATGAAGTGGCTGATGAACTTATTCACTATATGACATCAGAAAATGATTGTTATATGCTAAAAGGTGAACAAATTGAGAAGCTCGCACAGACCATTCTAGTAGAAAAAAATGGCCACTATATTGTAAATCGTGACTATGTAGGAAGAGATGCCCATGTGATCTTAAAAGGTATCGGAATAGAAGCACCAGAGAGCATCAGATGTATTATCTTTGAAGCCTCTAAAGAGCATATCTTAGTTGTAGAAGAACTTATGATGCCGGTGCTTGGTATTGTTAGAGTAGCAAATGTAGATGAAGGGATTGCGGTTGCCAAAGTGCTTGAAGGTGGTAACAGACATTCGGCACACATGCATTCATCCAATGTTTATAACCTAACCAAGTATGGCAGAGCACTTGATACAGCTATATTTGTAAAAAATGCACCGTCTTATGCTGGGATTGGATTTGGCGGTGAAGGTTTTGCAACCTTTACAATAGCAAGTAAAACAGGTGAGGGGTTAACGAATGCAGCATCCTTTACCAAATCAAGAAGATGCGTTATGGCAGACGCGCTTTATATCAGATAG
- a CDS encoding cob(I)yrinic acid a,c-diamide adenosyltransferase encodes MKIYTQTGDDGTTGLYSGERVPKTHPKIEAVGTLDELTSHLGGIKSIIQKGPIVDELEKIQKSLILLMSEVASSGKGEWQNKQGDIRFLENCIDHYEQQAGSFTKFILPGDNPLSSQVDIARTVARRAERAVARCQDAQTEVRKYINRLSDYLYVAARYIDKVFRETMKTNIQQMHTELNLEQANFLIEKVKEYAAYKGIQVVVAVVSKEGSPISVQVMDNSFVISYELAIKKAFTASALKMPTHELARLTAKGAQFEGLENMLDAKIVTLGGGCPIKVGGIVIGAIGVSGGSAEDDIEFARYGAQCIEGE; translated from the coding sequence ATGAAAATATATACCCAAACAGGTGATGATGGTACAACAGGACTTTATAGCGGAGAACGGGTACCTAAAACACATCCTAAAATAGAAGCTGTAGGCACACTAGATGAACTAACCAGTCATTTAGGCGGTATAAAAAGTATCATTCAAAAAGGGCCTATAGTTGATGAATTAGAAAAGATCCAAAAATCACTTATACTTTTAATGAGTGAAGTAGCATCAAGCGGTAAGGGAGAATGGCAGAACAAACAAGGAGACATACGATTTTTAGAAAATTGTATTGATCATTATGAACAACAGGCTGGTTCATTTACAAAGTTTATTCTTCCAGGAGATAACCCCCTATCATCTCAAGTAGATATCGCACGGACTGTTGCAAGAAGAGCAGAAAGAGCGGTAGCCAGATGCCAAGATGCACAAACAGAAGTAAGAAAGTATATTAATAGATTATCGGACTACTTATATGTAGCAGCCAGATATATAGATAAGGTGTTTAGAGAAACAATGAAAACAAATATTCAGCAAATGCACACAGAGTTAAATTTAGAGCAAGCTAATTTTCTTATTGAAAAAGTTAAAGAATATGCAGCATACAAAGGCATTCAAGTGGTTGTGGCGGTTGTTTCAAAAGAAGGCAGTCCAATAAGCGTTCAAGTGATGGATAACTCGTTTGTAATAAGCTATGAACTGGCTATTAAAAAAGCATTTACGGCTTCTGCTTTAAAAATGCCGACCCACGAACTTGCACGACTTACAGCTAAGGGTGCACAGTTTGAAGGATTAGAAAATATGCTGGATGCAAAAATTGTAACCCTTGGAGGTGGCTGTCCCATTAAAGTAGGTGGGATCGTTATAGGCGCTATAGGTGTAAGCGGCGGATCGGCCGAAGATGATATAGAGTTTGCGAGATATGGCGCTCAGTGTATAGAAGGAGAGTGA
- a CDS encoding glycerol dehydratase reactivase beta/small subunit family protein — translation MVRPEIIIKTYNPDTKALKEMLAGIEEEGVLYKVIHEQMPKDQMTLGYIASQMSQLEVGIGIQADHAALYVKKIKDAPLFHTTAKHRKLGQNAARYVKGNPLIEI, via the coding sequence ATGGTAAGGCCGGAGATTATTATAAAAACCTATAATCCAGACACCAAAGCCTTAAAAGAAATGCTGGCAGGTATAGAAGAAGAAGGTGTGCTTTATAAGGTGATTCATGAACAAATGCCTAAGGATCAAATGACACTTGGGTATATAGCATCTCAGATGTCACAGCTTGAAGTAGGTATAGGCATTCAGGCAGACCATGCAGCACTTTATGTCAAAAAGATAAAAGATGCCCCCTTATTTCACACAACAGCTAAGCACAGAAAACTTGGTCAAAATGCAGCAAGGTATGTAAAAGGCAATCCACTTATTGAGATATAA